A genomic region of Rhizobium sp. NXC24 contains the following coding sequences:
- a CDS encoding cytochrome c, protein MVARFVRWLLCLIGVVIFGFGAFYVVTAPSPLPASHWANLGDPDIKNGEQVFWAGGCTSCHAAPGAQGDAKLVLSGGLALKSPFGTFHVPNISPDEKAGLGSWTLAEFGNAMKRGVGKNGEHLYPAFPYGSYTRMSDKDINDLWGFLKTLPKSNNVAPPHELPFAFNIRLALGGWKFLYFNDQPRVVIANADDKIKRGQYLVEGSGHCGECHTPRDGLGGFLRDQWLAGAPNPEGKGRIPDITPGSKSMGGWSAGDIANYLETGFTPDFDSVGGSMAEVQQNIARLPASDREAIAAYLKAVPAR, encoded by the coding sequence ATGGTTGCGCGATTTGTCCGGTGGCTGCTCTGTCTGATCGGCGTTGTCATCTTCGGCTTCGGCGCTTTCTATGTCGTCACCGCGCCGTCGCCCTTGCCGGCCAGCCATTGGGCGAATTTGGGCGATCCCGATATCAAGAATGGCGAACAGGTGTTCTGGGCAGGCGGCTGTACGAGCTGTCATGCCGCGCCGGGTGCGCAGGGCGATGCCAAACTGGTTCTGTCGGGTGGGCTGGCGCTGAAGAGTCCCTTCGGCACGTTTCATGTCCCCAATATCTCACCGGATGAAAAGGCCGGCCTTGGCAGTTGGACGCTTGCGGAGTTCGGCAACGCCATGAAGCGCGGCGTCGGGAAAAACGGCGAACATCTCTATCCGGCTTTCCCCTACGGCTCCTATACGCGTATGAGCGACAAGGACATCAACGACCTCTGGGGTTTCTTGAAGACACTACCGAAGAGCAACAACGTCGCGCCGCCGCATGAACTGCCGTTCGCCTTCAACATCAGGCTGGCGCTTGGTGGCTGGAAGTTCCTCTATTTCAACGATCAGCCCCGCGTTGTCATCGCCAATGCCGACGACAAGATCAAGCGCGGCCAATATCTGGTAGAAGGCTCCGGCCATTGTGGCGAGTGCCACACACCGCGCGATGGGCTTGGCGGCTTTCTGAGGGACCAGTGGCTCGCCGGCGCCCCGAACCCGGAAGGCAAGGGCCGCATCCCCGACATCACCCCCGGTTCGAAATCCATGGGCGGCTGGAGCGCCGGCGATATCGCCAACTACCTGGAGACCGGCTTCACCCCCGATTTCGATAGTGTCGGCGGCTCGATGGCCGAAGTCCAGCAAAACATCGCCCGCCTGCCGGCCTCGGACCGCGAGGCGATCGCCGCCTATCTGAAGGCGGTGCCGGCGCGGTGA
- a CDS encoding AAA family ATPase — MDALAAWNELTRTINQFRLETPALAQDTNLQDFDKSMQLSALAFLLLICSAEKYTISDAETAIINTILGETYSSTHHNNLLYNAKSRDFLHNSAISIFTCMMQIAANWQLSQTGDYIAANDLVIPTVEKMAYALFLADNAIKQQELDELSKLTGPLRNVAQDLDAELKAKRAALEAKPDVNTHAASNVSANGTANKSIGTSAADNLEGCLQELNALVGLQNVKLEIESLVNLAKIISLRREKNLPVPNVMFHLVFTGNPGTGKTTVARLISQIYRHLGLVSKGHLVEVDRSGLVAGFVGQTAARARNVVDNATGGILFIDEAYALKSRSENDYGQEAIETILKLMEDRRDDLVVIVAGYTDKMAEFLDANPGLRSRFPRVIEFSDYTAEEMLEIFLRAARKDHYEISADAKALILEAFQARSNSKPASFANGREARNLFERVIMMQANRIATSIQITEIELITVDRRDVELALTSPAKELNAFADAG; from the coding sequence ATGGATGCGTTAGCGGCTTGGAACGAACTTACCCGCACAATTAACCAGTTTAGGCTTGAGACACCGGCACTGGCGCAAGATACCAACTTGCAAGACTTCGATAAGTCAATGCAGCTTTCTGCACTCGCATTTTTGCTATTAATTTGCTCTGCGGAAAAATACACTATAAGCGACGCCGAAACGGCAATAATTAATACAATTCTTGGCGAAACTTATTCAAGTACACACCACAACAACCTCTTATATAACGCGAAAAGCCGAGATTTTCTACATAACTCGGCCATTTCGATCTTCACCTGCATGATGCAGATCGCTGCAAATTGGCAGCTTAGCCAAACCGGCGATTATATTGCAGCCAACGATCTCGTCATTCCGACGGTGGAAAAGATGGCATACGCGCTTTTCCTTGCAGACAACGCGATAAAACAGCAAGAGCTCGATGAGCTTTCCAAGCTTACTGGGCCGCTTCGGAATGTCGCTCAAGACTTGGATGCCGAACTAAAAGCCAAGAGAGCCGCTTTAGAGGCAAAGCCCGACGTTAATACCCACGCGGCTTCAAATGTGTCCGCAAACGGCACCGCGAATAAATCGATTGGAACCAGCGCTGCGGACAATTTGGAAGGATGCCTGCAAGAGCTAAATGCCCTCGTAGGCCTCCAAAACGTCAAGCTCGAAATCGAAAGCCTCGTCAATCTGGCAAAGATAATATCGCTTCGCCGGGAGAAAAATCTGCCAGTGCCAAATGTCATGTTCCACTTGGTATTCACCGGCAATCCAGGAACCGGGAAAACAACCGTTGCACGCTTGATTTCGCAAATCTATCGGCATCTTGGGCTGGTATCCAAGGGTCATCTAGTCGAAGTTGACCGGTCCGGGCTCGTTGCCGGTTTTGTTGGCCAAACCGCAGCGAGAGCGCGCAACGTTGTCGATAACGCGACGGGTGGGATTCTGTTCATTGATGAAGCCTATGCCCTTAAGAGTCGCTCCGAAAATGATTATGGGCAGGAAGCTATCGAGACGATCTTAAAATTGATGGAGGACAGACGCGATGATCTTGTTGTGATTGTCGCGGGATACACCGACAAGATGGCCGAGTTTTTGGATGCAAATCCGGGTCTCAGATCACGGTTTCCAAGAGTTATCGAGTTTTCCGACTATACTGCCGAGGAAATGCTCGAAATATTTCTGCGCGCGGCCCGAAAAGATCACTACGAAATCAGCGCCGATGCTAAAGCGCTGATACTTGAGGCATTTCAGGCTCGCAGCAATTCAAAGCCTGCTTCATTCGCAAACGGTCGCGAAGCTAGAAATCTGTTCGAGCGGGTGATCATGATGCAGGCCAACAGGATTGCCACTTCAATACAGATCACGGAAATAGAACTTATCACGGTTGACCGCCGTGACGTCGAACTGGCACTTACCTCACCAGCAAAGGAATTGAACGCGTTTGCAGATGCGGGCTGA
- a CDS encoding C39 family peptidase encodes MAERRIPYFSQWETPDMTTAVLAEGARAALLKDPLWAGSGARDVEDYARWAGNLCGMACLKMILAARTGEIMPTVDLAMGCRDYGGYVEEPDGKIKGLIYAPFVPFVKDRFGLNARVVTGIPVADIGDILTQSEFFIASVHHSIRWPDTEPPSKGGHLVLVTAVNSDAIRFHNPSGHEPATRENVELPLAIFDQFFAGRGIVIDL; translated from the coding sequence ATGGCAGAGCGCAGAATTCCTTATTTCAGCCAGTGGGAGACGCCTGATATGACCACGGCGGTGCTAGCGGAAGGAGCACGAGCCGCGCTGCTAAAGGACCCGCTTTGGGCAGGTTCGGGGGCGCGGGATGTCGAGGATTATGCCCGCTGGGCCGGCAATCTGTGTGGCATGGCCTGCCTGAAAATGATTCTTGCCGCGCGTACGGGCGAAATCATGCCGACCGTGGATCTGGCCATGGGATGCCGAGACTATGGCGGCTATGTCGAAGAACCGGATGGCAAGATCAAAGGGCTGATCTATGCGCCGTTCGTGCCCTTCGTCAAAGATCGGTTCGGCCTGAACGCGAGGGTCGTCACCGGAATTCCCGTCGCAGATATCGGCGATATTCTGACCCAATCCGAATTCTTCATCGCCTCCGTCCACCACTCCATTCGCTGGCCGGACACCGAGCCGCCGTCGAAGGGCGGACATCTTGTCCTGGTGACGGCGGTCAACTCAGACGCGATCCGCTTTCACAATCCCTCCGGGCATGAGCCTGCGACGCGCGAAAATGTCGAATTGCCCCTGGCGATATTCGACCAGTTCTTCGCCGGACGAGGGATCGTCATCGATCTCTAA
- a CDS encoding GNAT family N-acetyltransferase, whose amino-acid sequence MLDDSEISLLRPPVITIRSAHPRDLPELNDMIRLLAAHHGDPSAATPEQLERDLFGPVPWITALVAEGETGLIGYAILVPLYRAQEGQRGMDLHHLFVRDGHRGHGIGQHLVDRAREIARKAGCGYLSVSASTGNVQAHRFYEQMDFKPRPVTGMRYLQALA is encoded by the coding sequence ATGCTGGACGATAGCGAAATTTCACTTCTCCGCCCGCCTGTCATCACCATCCGCAGCGCGCATCCGCGCGATTTGCCGGAGTTGAACGACATGATCCGGCTGCTCGCCGCTCATCATGGCGATCCCTCCGCCGCGACGCCGGAACAGCTCGAACGAGATCTCTTCGGCCCCGTGCCGTGGATTACCGCGCTGGTGGCGGAAGGTGAAACCGGGCTGATCGGCTACGCCATCCTCGTGCCGCTCTACCGGGCGCAAGAAGGCCAGCGCGGCATGGACCTGCACCATCTCTTCGTACGTGACGGCCATCGCGGCCATGGCATCGGTCAGCATCTCGTCGACCGCGCTCGCGAGATCGCCCGCAAGGCCGGCTGCGGCTACCTCTCCGTCAGTGCCTCGACCGGCAATGTCCAGGCACATCGCTTCTATGAACAAATGGATTTCAAGCCGCGCCCGGTCACCGGCATGCGCTATCTGCAGGCGCTTGCATGA